The Setaria viridis chromosome 6, Setaria_viridis_v4.0, whole genome shotgun sequence genome contains a region encoding:
- the LOC117860498 gene encoding omega-6 fatty acid desaturase, chloroplastic produces MATASGVSAGPVLQLPSLRVPASRLRPPRAATGAPAGNFLVKRDVAYNRRSYHHFLPLNQRGGLQAAVLPIAAPILDDEEKRKQMAEDFGFTQIGEELPDSVTLKDVMDTLPKEVFEINDIKAWTSVLISVTSYALGLFFIAKSPWYLLPLAWAWTGTAVTGFFVIGHDCAHKSFSRNKLVEDIVGTLAFMPLIYPYEPWRFKHDRHHAKTNMLIEDTAWQPVWQKEIESSPFLRKAIIFGYGPIRPWMSIAHWLLWHFDLKKFRPNEVPRVKISLACVFAFMSIGWPLIILKSGLAGWFKFWFMPWMVYHFWMSTFTMVHHTAPHIPFKSSEEWNAAQAQLNGTVHCTYPKWIEILCHDINVHVPHHISPRIPSYNLRAAYDSIRQNWGKYVNEANWNWRLMKTILTRCHVYDKERYYVPFDELAPEESQPIKFLRKFMPDYA; encoded by the exons atggcgacggcgagcggcgtcTCCGCCGGCCCCGTGCTGCAGCTCCCCTCCTTGCGG GTGCCGGCCAGTAGATTGCGGCCTCCGAGAGCAGCCACTGGAGCTCCGGCAG GTAATTTTCTTGTGAAGAGAGATGTTGCATATAACAGAAGAAGCTACCACCATTTTTTACCATTGAACCAAAGAGGAGGTTTGCAAGCAGCAGTGCTGCCTATTGCTGCACCAATATtagatgatgaggaaaaaaGGAAGCAAATGGCTGAAGATTTTGGGTTCACACAAATTGGAGAAGAACTACCAGATAGCGTCACCCTTAAAGATGTCATGGATACTCTACCTAAAGAG GTATTTGAAATCAATGATATAAAGGCTTGGACATCGGTTTTAATATCAGTCACTTCTTACGCGTTGGGCCTATTTTTCATTGCAAAATCTCCATGGTATCTTCTTCCCTTGGCTTGGGCTTGGACTGGCACAGCAGTGACCGGG TTTTTTGTCATAGGTCATGATTGTGCCCACAAATCATTTTCAAGGAATAAGTTGGTGGAAGATATCGTTGGAACCTTAGCATTCATGCCTTTGATATATCCTTATGAACCGTGGAGATTTAAGCATGACCGACATCATGCCAAGACAAATAT GTTGATAGAAGATACTGCATGGCAACCTGTTTGGCAAAAGGAAATTGAATCATCACCTTTTCTGAGGAAGGCAATTATTTTTGGCTACGGCCCTATCAGGCCATGGATGTCTATTGCTCACTG GTTGCTTTGGCACTTTGATCTAAAAAAATTCAGACCAAATGAAGTTCCAAGGGTTAAGATAAGCTTAGCATGTGTGTTTGCATTCATGTCGATTGGATGGCCTTTGATCATTCTCAAATCAGGACTGGCTGGATGGTTTAAGTTCTGGTTTATGCCATGGATGGTTTATCATTTTTGG ATGAGCACTTTTACAATGGTACATCACACGGCTCCCCATATACCATTCAAATCCTCGGAAGAGTGGAATGCTGCACAAGCTCAATTAAATGGCACAGTTCATTGTACCTACCCTAAATG GATAGAGATCCTGTGCCATGACATAAATGTACATGTCCCACACCATATTTCTCCAAGAATTCCAAGTTATAACCTTCGTGCTGCCTATGACTCCATCAGACAGAACTGGGGCAAG TATGTCAATGAAGCCAACTGGAACTGGCGATTGATGAAGACGATACTGACTAGATGCCATGTGTACGACAAGGAGAGATACTACGTTCCATTCGACGAGCTCGCTCCTGAGGAATCCCAGCCAATCAAATTCCTTCGGAAGTTCATGCCGGATTATGCATGA
- the LOC117862013 gene encoding CBL-interacting protein kinase 6 gives MGEGDGDVKAGGVLQGRYELGRVLGHGNFGRVHTARDLRTGRSVAVKVLSKDKVVRAGMMEQIKREIAVMKRVSHPNIVELHEVMATRSRIYLALELVRGGELFARIVRAGRVREDVARRYFRQLVSAVDFCHARGVFHRDLKPENLLIDEAGNLKVVDFGLSALADHTRSDGLLHTLCGTPGYVAPEVFRNKGYDGAKADIWSCGVILYVLLAGSLPFPEDNIASMFKKMSRGDYRCPPWLSTEARRLIPRLLDPNPDTRITIAQMVETPWFKKSSSVPRPVNAAAEPPAEPACAGKDGGDKDEPPETLNAFHLISLSAGFDLSPLFDVEGGSARGHREGGMRFATRESASGVVSRLEEVAARGGGRMRVTKSGARGVRFEGAERGGPKGRLAVAADIFSVAPSVLVVDVKKDGGDTLEYRSFCSDELRPALKDIVWAAADPAPAAAAVV, from the coding sequence ATGGGTGAGGGGGACGGGGATGTGAAGGCGGGCGGGGTGCTGCAGGGCCGCTACGAGCTCGGCCGCGTCCTGGGCCACGGCAACTTCGGGCGCGTCCACACGGCCCGTGACCTGCGCACCGGGCGCAGCGTGGCGGTGAAGGTGCTGTCCAAGGACAAGGTTGTGCGCGCGGGGATGATGGAGCAGATCAAGCGCGAGATCGCCGTCATGAAGCGGGTGTCCCACCCAAACATCGTCGAGCTCCACGAGGTGATGGCCACGCGCTCCAGGATCTACCTCGCGCTCGAGCTCGTCCGCGGCGGGGAGCTCTTCGCCCGGATCGTGCGGGCCGGGCGGGTGAGGGAGGACGTTGCGCGGCGATACTTCAGGCAGCTCGTCTCCGCCGTCGACTTCTGCCACGCGCGCGGCGTGTTCCACCGCGACCTCAAGCCGGAGAACCTCCTCATCGACGAGGCGGGGAACCTCAAGGTTGTCGACTTCGGACTCAGCGCGCTCGCCGACCACACCCGCAGCGACGGCCTGCTGCACACGCTCTGCGGCACGCCGGGGTACGTCGCGCCGGAGGTGTTCAGGAACAAGGGGTACGACGGCGCCAAGGCAGACATCTGGTCGTGCGGGGTCATCCTCTACGTGCTCCTCGCCGGCTCGCTCCCGTTCCCGGAGGACAACATCGCCTCCATGTTCAAGAAGATGAGCCGCGGCGACTACCGGTGCCCGCCGTGGCTGTCCACGGAGGCGCGCAGGCTCATCCCCAGGCTGCTCGACCCCAACCCCGACACCCGCATCACCATCGCCCAGATGGTCGAGACGCCGTGGTTCAAAAAGTCGTCGTCCGTCCCGAGGCCCGTCAATGCGGCCGCCGAGCCGCCGGCCGAGCCTGCCTGCGCCGGGAAGGACGGCGGCGACAAGGACGAGCCGCCGGAGACGCTGAACGCGTTCCACCTGATCTCCCTCTCCGCGGGTTTCGACCTCTCGCCCCTGTTCGACGTCGAGGGTGGCTCCGCAAGGGGGCACCGGGAGGGCGGCATGCGGTTCGCGACGCGGGAGTCGGCGAGCGGCGTCGTCTCCCGGCTCGAGGAGGTGGCCGCCCGCGGCGGTGGGCGGATGCGGGTGACCAAGAGCGGCGCACGCGGCGTGCGGTTCGAGGGCGCGGAGCGCGGGGGGCCCAAGGGCCGcctcgccgtggccgccgaCATCTTCAGCGTGGCACCGTCCGTTCTCGTGGTCGATGTTAAGAAGGACGGCGGCGACACGCTCGAGTACCGGTCCTTCTGCAGCGACGAGCTCCGGCCGGCGCTCAAGGACATCGTCTGGGCCGCTGCCGACCcggcgcctgccgccgccgccgtcgtgtgA